A single window of Bacteroidia bacterium DNA harbors:
- a CDS encoding outer membrane beta-barrel protein, giving the protein MYKICRLPLKISFSFLAFWLNITPGLAQNPVTVGLQFNPIVPAELIYSPDIFITNDDMNVEVSPRGGYSLGMLIRQHFGERWALQTGILSSTRNYNFNASRTNFSLDSSFRIVSYEIPLTALLFTQLGRETYLSTSAGFSADFFPSDITLQTENFRFYAARKFYVLPSLLANLGFEWRTEKSGYFYGGLLYHRMITPMSRFFFRYEKDLETSEVSDPFSGHYFGLDIKYYFPVKE; this is encoded by the coding sequence ATGTACAAAATCTGCAGGCTCCCTCTTAAAATCAGTTTTTCCTTTCTGGCATTTTGGCTGAACATAACGCCCGGTCTTGCACAAAACCCGGTAACCGTGGGATTGCAATTTAACCCGATCGTTCCGGCTGAGTTAATTTACAGTCCCGATATATTCATTACAAATGATGACATGAATGTGGAAGTATCGCCCAGGGGTGGATATTCCCTGGGAATGCTGATAAGACAGCATTTCGGAGAGCGCTGGGCGTTACAAACGGGTATTCTTTCTTCTACCCGTAATTATAATTTTAATGCATCAAGAACCAACTTCTCGTTAGATTCATCCTTCCGCATCGTCAGTTATGAAATTCCGCTGACAGCTCTGCTTTTCACCCAATTGGGCCGAGAAACCTACCTTTCCACCTCAGCAGGTTTTTCTGCAGATTTCTTTCCCAGCGATATTACATTGCAAACGGAGAATTTCCGTTTTTACGCAGCACGTAAATTTTATGTGCTGCCATCATTGCTGGCAAACCTGGGATTTGAGTGGCGCACCGAAAAAAGCGGGTACTTTTATGGTGGGCTGTTGTATCACCGGATGATCACACCGATGTCGCGCTTTTTCTTCCGGTATGAAAAAGATCTGGAAACCTCAGAAGTCAGCGACCCATTCAGTGGTCATTATTTTGGTCTTGATATTAAATATTACTTTCCTGTTAAGGAATAA
- the phaC gene encoding class III poly(R)-hydroxyalkanoic acid synthase subunit PhaC — protein MKLNVPDLMNEFTETSHQIMKGMETLRNIAEVKVATSPKTLVWQEDLVKVYRYDRETPATCEIPVLISFAMLNRHDVLDLQPDRSLVQRLLEQGLDIYIMDWGYPTREDMYLTMDDYINGFLNDAVDFVRESHKVQKIHKIGICQGGTFSTIYAALHPEKIQTLTTLVAPFDFSTNDSILFKWTKNLNVDAMVDSLGMIPADMLNNAFGMLKPTMDISKYTGIFSSIHDEDKLMNFLRMEHWKSDCPDLAGEWYRQYIKDLFQDNKLIKGELEIGGHKVDLKNIDMPVLTIYATEDNIIPPDATKPINEAISSKDKELYQFVGGHIGVFVGGRSQKELGPAIGKWIQKRS, from the coding sequence ATGAAACTGAATGTGCCCGATTTAATGAACGAGTTTACGGAGACCAGCCATCAGATAATGAAAGGCATGGAGACGCTCCGCAACATTGCTGAAGTAAAAGTGGCTACTTCTCCGAAAACCCTGGTTTGGCAAGAAGATCTGGTAAAGGTGTATCGCTACGACAGGGAAACACCTGCCACCTGCGAAATTCCTGTGCTTATTTCTTTCGCCATGCTGAACCGGCATGATGTGCTGGATCTTCAGCCTGACCGCAGCCTGGTGCAGCGACTCCTGGAGCAGGGGCTTGATATTTATATCATGGACTGGGGTTATCCCACCCGTGAGGACATGTACCTTACCATGGACGATTACATTAACGGTTTCTTAAATGATGCTGTTGATTTTGTCAGGGAAAGCCATAAGGTGCAGAAGATTCATAAGATCGGCATTTGCCAGGGTGGAACCTTCAGCACCATTTACGCAGCCCTTCATCCTGAAAAAATCCAGACACTGACAACACTGGTGGCACCTTTCGATTTTTCAACCAACGACAGCATCCTGTTTAAATGGACGAAAAACCTGAACGTGGATGCGATGGTGGATTCTCTGGGTATGATCCCGGCTGACATGCTGAACAATGCTTTCGGAATGCTGAAACCTACCATGGACATCAGCAAATACACCGGCATTTTCAGCAGCATCCATGATGAAGATAAGCTCATGAATTTTCTGCGCATGGAGCATTGGAAATCTGATTGCCCTGACCTAGCAGGGGAGTGGTACCGCCAGTATATCAAGGATCTTTTCCAGGATAATAAGCTTATAAAGGGCGAACTGGAAATTGGAGGCCACAAGGTGGATTTAAAGAATATTGATATGCCCGTGCTTACTATTTATGCTACGGAAGACAATATCATCCCACCCGATGCAACAAAGCCTATTAATGAGGCAATCAGCAGCAAGGATAAGGAATTGTACCAATTTGTGGGCGGCCACATTGGAGTTTTTGTGGGCGGACGTTCACAGAAGGAACTCGGACCAGCCATTGGAAAATGGATTCAGAAACGGTCATAG
- a CDS encoding poly(R)-hydroxyalkanoic acid synthase subunit PhaE, translating into MSNSNAEKKNFFETWFETQKNVMENWYNTTEEMKQKTAESAKETQETSADYLKNWYESQMAFFRNNDSKETSNENPFAPVNPIGFFNNWMKQQTKMAEEWRGMMGTANPMMSSFTPGMEGMNDMQKNWKEMMQKWNDEISNRFGIKAGMNPVMGMNDFTNGFAKFMELWMPVFNAMQSKTFTPEMWKQYFEPARHKDLMDKMFNFDMDGMKPMLQNYFNMLNNHLRQSTGAGSDKFREMASQMEQFFPHNENSPFVQYMGLYNQMMNNFTGAESPFIKMMTPGAKREQIIAFNEMGNDISQYIMKRSEMQYMMYMTGLKAVEAFSEAIYNKMEKGVEIDSFMKFYNEWLGMNDKVFLELFSSDEYSRIQNELTEVSLKLKTGTDKMMEGMFSNFPLVPRSEMDHLYKTIYDLKKKVRNMEKEFATAQKSQPAAEKTATGNTKAEASKASSASESKASSASESKSANSASAAKKDTKSAK; encoded by the coding sequence ATGTCAAATTCAAACGCTGAGAAGAAGAATTTTTTTGAAACCTGGTTCGAAACACAGAAAAATGTGATGGAGAACTGGTACAACACTACTGAGGAAATGAAGCAAAAAACTGCTGAATCCGCAAAGGAAACACAGGAAACAAGTGCTGACTACCTGAAAAACTGGTATGAATCTCAAATGGCTTTTTTCCGCAATAACGACAGCAAAGAAACAAGCAACGAGAATCCATTCGCACCGGTTAATCCAATCGGTTTCTTCAACAACTGGATGAAGCAGCAAACCAAGATGGCGGAAGAATGGCGTGGTATGATGGGCACTGCCAATCCCATGATGAGCAGCTTCACACCCGGAATGGAGGGCATGAATGATATGCAAAAGAACTGGAAGGAAATGATGCAGAAGTGGAATGATGAAATAAGCAATCGCTTTGGTATAAAGGCAGGAATGAACCCGGTGATGGGCATGAATGACTTTACGAATGGGTTTGCTAAATTCATGGAACTATGGATGCCGGTATTTAATGCTATGCAAAGCAAAACCTTCACTCCGGAAATGTGGAAACAATATTTTGAGCCTGCCCGCCACAAAGATCTGATGGACAAGATGTTCAATTTTGACATGGATGGCATGAAGCCCATGTTGCAGAACTATTTCAATATGCTGAATAATCACCTTCGCCAATCCACAGGGGCGGGAAGCGATAAGTTCCGGGAGATGGCCAGCCAGATGGAGCAATTCTTTCCGCACAATGAAAACTCACCGTTCGTGCAGTATATGGGCTTGTACAACCAAATGATGAATAACTTCACCGGTGCGGAATCTCCGTTCATCAAAATGATGACACCGGGCGCAAAACGTGAACAGATCATTGCATTCAATGAAATGGGCAACGATATTTCGCAATACATTATGAAGCGCTCAGAAATGCAGTACATGATGTACATGACAGGACTGAAAGCTGTGGAAGCATTTTCTGAAGCTATTTATAATAAAATGGAAAAAGGTGTGGAAATAGACAGCTTTATGAAGTTTTATAATGAATGGCTGGGAATGAATGATAAAGTTTTTCTTGAACTTTTTTCGTCTGATGAATATTCCAGGATCCAGAATGAACTGACTGAAGTATCATTGAAACTGAAAACAGGAACTGACAAGATGATGGAAGGCATGTTCAGTAATTTCCCTTTGGTTCCCCGGTCAGAAATGGACCATTTGTACAAAACCATTTATGATCTGAAAAAGAAGGTTCGCAATATGGAAAAGGAATTTGCCACCGCTCAGAAATCGCAGCCTGCTGCTGAGAAAACCGCCACAGGAAATACAAAGGCTGAAGCAAGCAAAGCCTCATCAGCATCAGAGAGCAAAGCCTCATCAGCATCAGAGAGCAAATCGGCCAATAGTGCCTCAGCCGCGAAGAAGGATACGAAATCTGCCAAGTAA
- a CDS encoding MarR family transcriptional regulator gives MRLEEEIKQKEFKNPYQKLIVNILFTSGWLSSRHSKVLKPYGISAQQYNVLRILRGQHSRPVSINLLVERMLDKMSNASRLVEKLRQKQLVERHECPNDRRQVDVFITPKGLELLDELDGKLEFLETNFQTLTEEEVNLLNELLDKLRS, from the coding sequence ATGCGTCTCGAAGAAGAAATTAAGCAAAAAGAATTTAAGAACCCGTACCAAAAGCTGATTGTAAATATTCTCTTTACAAGTGGCTGGCTCAGTTCCCGGCACAGTAAAGTGCTGAAGCCTTATGGTATTTCAGCGCAGCAGTATAATGTCCTGCGCATCCTAAGGGGCCAGCATTCCAGGCCCGTTTCCATTAATCTTCTGGTAGAAAGAATGCTGGATAAAATGAGCAATGCTTCCCGGCTGGTGGAGAAACTGCGCCAAAAACAACTGGTAGAAAGGCATGAATGCCCCAATGACCGCAGGCAGGTAGATGTTTTTATCACCCCAAAAGGCTTGGAACTGCTGGATGAACTGGATGGCAAGCTCGAATTTCTGGAAACCAATTTTCAAACTCTGACAGAAGAGGAGGTAAACCTGCTCAACGAATTGCTCGACAAATTGCGGAGCTGA
- a CDS encoding tRNA-(ms[2]io[6]A)-hydroxylase, translating into MKYSIELRSPSSPEWLKAVLADFPSFLQDHADCERKASAMALSFVAKYPDRSEIIPELIDTALEELDHFRQVYSVMEQRSIRLSHQIPQDLYAKTLVDLCHSGREERFLDRLLLASVLECRGTERFRLISEAIQDASLARFYKMLWTSEARHGNMFVRMALRYFSEENVYQRLEWLMEQEALILAKLPVRPALH; encoded by the coding sequence ATGAAATATTCCATCGAACTCAGAAGCCCATCTTCACCAGAGTGGTTGAAGGCCGTGCTGGCTGATTTTCCCTCCTTCCTGCAGGATCATGCCGACTGCGAGCGAAAAGCTTCGGCCATGGCGCTGAGCTTTGTGGCAAAATATCCTGACCGAAGCGAGATCATCCCGGAGCTGATAGATACGGCCTTAGAAGAACTGGATCATTTCCGCCAGGTGTATTCCGTCATGGAGCAGCGGAGTATCCGGCTTTCTCACCAAATTCCGCAGGACTTATACGCAAAAACGCTGGTGGATCTGTGCCATAGCGGCCGCGAAGAAAGATTCCTGGACCGGCTACTCCTGGCTTCCGTCCTCGAATGCCGGGGTACAGAGCGATTCAGGTTGATCAGCGAGGCGATACAGGATGCCTCCCTGGCGCGTTTCTATAAAATGCTGTGGACATCAGAAGCCCGGCATGGCAATATGTTCGTGCGAATGGCCCTTCGTTATTTTTCTGAAGAAAATGTATATCAGCGGCTGGAATGGCTGATGGAGCAGGAAGCACTGATCCTGGCGAAACTGCCGGTACGGCCAGCGCTGCATTGA
- a CDS encoding redoxin domain-containing protein — translation MMKFITLLFISTALFACSIGAQDKEGYTIDVKVKGLKDSIAYLAYYYGDKKYAQDTARIDGKGQFVFQGKENLPGGIYMIILPGQQYFEIVPENPDIKIETTLENLISDLKVTGSPETALFYEYLQFVDKQAGKIQDLTARKETASEEEKARISTQVKELENSIIDYKKDVISEYPEAFVTKVFKAMREPEIPEPPKDAEGKIDSTWEYYYFKAHYFDNFDFTDDGLVRTPVYQPRMEKYVTKIVMQHPDSIIQALDFILQNTRNSPEQFKFNLFWFTNYYERSKLMIAENVFSHLAVNYWCNEAYDKSWMDTVTIVKICEKGKMLNPTLIGKKAPELNLEDTLRKRHSMHRLDAKYTILFFWDSTCGHCKKQIPKLIELHDKYKADGVEVYAVNTEWESHGFKKYLREKEGMREFINVQDTTNASRFRQKYDVSSTPVIMVVDEKKEIIAKRVDIEVIGEILENRKKNRSELSRP, via the coding sequence ATGATGAAATTTATAACGCTCCTGTTCATAAGCACCGCTTTATTTGCCTGTTCTATCGGGGCGCAGGATAAAGAAGGCTATACCATAGATGTAAAAGTAAAGGGGCTGAAGGATTCCATTGCCTACCTGGCCTATTACTACGGAGATAAAAAATACGCGCAGGATACGGCCCGCATTGATGGTAAAGGCCAGTTTGTATTTCAGGGAAAAGAGAACCTGCCGGGAGGTATCTATATGATCATCCTGCCTGGCCAGCAGTATTTTGAGATCGTACCGGAGAATCCTGACATTAAAATAGAAACGACTTTAGAAAATTTAATTAGCGACCTGAAGGTAACCGGATCACCGGAAACAGCTTTGTTTTACGAGTACCTCCAGTTTGTGGACAAGCAAGCAGGAAAAATCCAGGACCTCACAGCCCGGAAGGAAACAGCGTCAGAAGAAGAAAAAGCCCGGATCAGCACGCAGGTCAAAGAACTTGAGAACAGTATTATAGACTATAAAAAGGACGTCATCTCTGAATATCCTGAGGCCTTCGTTACCAAAGTTTTCAAAGCCATGCGTGAACCTGAAATACCGGAACCGCCAAAGGATGCAGAAGGAAAGATAGATTCTACCTGGGAGTATTACTATTTCAAGGCCCACTACTTTGATAATTTTGATTTTACGGATGACGGATTGGTGCGGACGCCTGTATATCAGCCCCGCATGGAAAAATATGTGACGAAGATCGTCATGCAACATCCGGATTCAATTATTCAGGCACTGGATTTCATTCTACAAAACACCCGGAATTCCCCGGAGCAGTTCAAATTCAACCTCTTTTGGTTTACCAATTATTATGAGCGCTCAAAGCTCATGATCGCAGAAAATGTCTTTTCTCACTTGGCCGTTAATTACTGGTGCAACGAAGCGTATGACAAAAGCTGGATGGATACAGTAACAATTGTAAAAATATGCGAGAAAGGAAAAATGTTAAATCCCACCTTAATAGGGAAAAAGGCGCCTGAACTGAATCTGGAAGATACCTTACGCAAAAGGCACAGTATGCATCGGCTTGATGCCAAATACACCATTCTTTTCTTCTGGGATTCCACCTGCGGGCATTGTAAAAAACAGATTCCCAAACTCATAGAGTTACATGACAAATATAAGGCTGATGGCGTGGAGGTTTATGCCGTAAATACAGAGTGGGAAAGCCACGGCTTCAAAAAATACCTTCGTGAGAAGGAGGGAATGCGTGAATTTATTAATGTTCAGGATACGACCAATGCCAGTCGCTTCCGGCAGAAATATGATGTTTCCTCCACGCCCGTAATAATGGTGGTGGATGAAAAGAAAGAGATCATTGCCAAGCGCGTTGATATAGAAGTTATTGGAGAAATTCTGGAAAACAGGAAGAAGAACCGTAGCGAGTTGAGCCGTCCTTGA
- a CDS encoding hybrid sensor histidine kinase/response regulator, which produces MTILLIEDNVADARLIEEYLRKQDFGELQFFHAQEMKTGAQIYKDMEIEIVLLDLSLPDSFGDQTYKVALHQFSDTPLVILSGLDDRETAVKAIKEGAQDFLVKGEFNSTLMIKTIRYAIERHRMKQDMLRTLDELKLANLNLEQFAYVASHDLKSPANNLMSLLKMWDEDFTDLDHNKKIFSMISASVKQLKKTLDALIDVITIQKSIGQRKTEVQVKKVFEEVQDSINELILESGARIQTDFSKAPAVNYSLPHFKSIMQNLISNAIKYRHPDRQVKIDISTAPEGSYIVLKVQDNGLGMDIEANKGRLFGLFTRLHDHVEGSGVGLYTVNSIVESYGGKIEVDSKVGEGTRFKIYMTK; this is translated from the coding sequence GTGACAATTTTATTAATAGAGGATAACGTAGCCGATGCCAGGCTCATAGAGGAATATTTGCGCAAACAGGATTTCGGGGAGCTGCAATTTTTTCATGCTCAGGAAATGAAAACTGGGGCACAGATATATAAAGATATGGAGATAGAGATCGTGCTGCTGGATCTTTCCCTGCCTGATTCTTTCGGAGACCAGACGTACAAGGTGGCATTGCACCAGTTTAGCGATACTCCACTGGTAATACTTTCCGGGCTGGACGACCGGGAAACTGCAGTAAAAGCCATTAAAGAAGGCGCGCAGGATTTTCTAGTGAAGGGAGAATTTAACAGCACCCTGATGATCAAGACTATCCGGTATGCCATAGAACGCCACCGCATGAAGCAGGACATGCTTCGCACGCTTGACGAACTGAAACTGGCCAATCTTAATCTTGAGCAGTTTGCGTATGTAGCCTCTCACGACCTGAAAAGCCCGGCCAACAACCTGATGAGCTTGCTTAAAATGTGGGATGAAGATTTTACAGATCTTGATCATAATAAGAAAATATTCTCAATGATATCGGCATCTGTAAAGCAACTGAAGAAAACACTGGATGCCCTTATAGACGTAATCACCATTCAGAAAAGCATTGGGCAAAGGAAGACGGAGGTGCAGGTAAAGAAGGTATTTGAAGAGGTGCAGGATAGTATCAATGAATTGATCCTGGAGTCAGGGGCCCGGATACAAACCGATTTTTCAAAGGCACCAGCCGTGAATTATTCGTTGCCACACTTTAAGAGCATAATGCAGAACCTGATCAGCAACGCCATAAAATACCGGCATCCTGACCGCCAGGTAAAAATTGATATTTCAACAGCGCCTGAAGGATCGTACATTGTCCTGAAAGTGCAGGACAACGGGCTGGGAATGGATATCGAAGCGAATAAGGGAAGACTCTTTGGACTGTTCACCCGGCTTCATGACCATGTGGAAGGGTCAGGCGTGGGCCTTTATACGGTGAACAGCATAGTGGAATCTTATGGCGGCAAGATTGAGGTAGACAGCAAGGTAGGAGAGGGAACCCGGTTCAAAATTTACATGACGAAATAA
- a CDS encoding helix-turn-helix transcriptional regulator, whose amino-acid sequence MEQLPEINERIRQIMEQKKLSPSSFADAVDVSRPVISHILSGRNKPGLDLLQKVVEIFTDVNPRWLLTGKGTKAQEHPPAPEKPAQRPANHAAREEDAAPYFTGAPSGEGESAPKYAPQEPVKPVSPQTHAENRSASTPEQIILLFPDGSFRMFHT is encoded by the coding sequence ATGGAACAATTGCCTGAAATCAACGAACGGATACGGCAGATCATGGAACAGAAAAAGCTCTCGCCTTCCTCATTTGCCGATGCAGTGGATGTAAGCCGCCCCGTCATTTCCCATATCCTTTCCGGCCGGAATAAGCCGGGACTTGACCTGCTGCAAAAGGTAGTAGAGATATTTACGGATGTAAATCCAAGGTGGTTGCTTACCGGAAAGGGAACAAAGGCCCAGGAACATCCTCCCGCACCTGAAAAGCCTGCACAGCGCCCGGCAAACCATGCTGCCCGAGAAGAAGATGCAGCGCCATATTTTACCGGAGCTCCCTCAGGGGAGGGTGAATCTGCGCCAAAATATGCTCCGCAAGAGCCGGTCAAACCAGTCTCCCCTCAGACCCATGCAGAAAACCGGTCTGCTTCCACCCCGGAACAAATTATCCTTTTGTTTCCGGACGGGTCGTTCCGTATGTTTCACACGTAA
- a CDS encoding DUF6580 family putative transport protein, with protein MRFQNYLTYILIIIAALIAVISRLLPHMPNFALMGAVALFAGAFIRSSRFAFLIPVAAVFASDALMEIDNPGSGFYAGMGVVYTSYAIIFFAGRLLTKPFNPFQVGTGAVLASVIFFVITNLSAWLYLPIYTKDLNGLLNCYAAALPFFRTTLISDLAFSTVLFGSYYLVVRMSPSVRISR; from the coding sequence ATGCGTTTTCAAAACTACCTTACCTATATCCTGATCATCATCGCGGCCCTCATAGCGGTGATCAGCCGCCTTCTCCCACACATGCCCAATTTTGCGTTGATGGGAGCTGTTGCCTTGTTTGCCGGAGCCTTTATCCGTTCCAGCCGTTTTGCCTTTCTAATCCCTGTTGCCGCTGTATTTGCCAGTGATGCCCTGATGGAAATAGATAATCCCGGTTCAGGATTTTATGCAGGAATGGGGGTTGTTTATACCAGTTATGCCATCATATTTTTTGCCGGCCGGCTTCTTACCAAGCCATTCAATCCCTTTCAGGTAGGCACGGGTGCGGTGCTCGCATCTGTCATCTTTTTTGTGATAACCAATCTGAGTGCCTGGCTCTATCTGCCGATTTACACCAAAGATCTGAACGGCCTCCTCAATTGCTATGCTGCGGCCCTTCCGTTTTTCCGTACCACGCTTATTTCTGATCTGGCCTTCAGCACTGTATTGTTTGGCAGCTATTATCTGGTAGTCCGGATGTCCCCATCCGTCAGAATTTCCCGCTAA
- a CDS encoding MFS transporter yields the protein MAKERTRKGLLLIIFITVFLNLLGVGIVIPVLAPLFLSKAEPFLPLHYSFGDRTLLLGILVASYPIAQFFGAPLLGALSDHHGRKRILLLALVGSMAGYALFAIGIHQQNLWMLFVGRIIDGITGGNIAVINSAIADISDNKSKSRNFGLVGMAFGMGFIIGPFLGGVLSDPLIVWWFNFATPFWFATALLAANCLLVVWLFPETLKEPVKKRLRIFMGIRNLRNALQLVGVQKLLWIVFLATFGFTFFTQFFQVFLFEKFSYRQSDIGELFAYIGIWIALTQGGVLRLVSKFFKPVHILRVSTLGLSIVFILLLLPSNDKLLYFILPFMSLFQGMNQPNLLAMISNRIPPGKQGEIMGVNQSLQSVALAIPPIIGGLIVSLNINLPIIMASFCLFVAWLVLLKVDSANER from the coding sequence ATGGCGAAGGAGCGCACCCGCAAAGGACTATTGCTCATCATATTTATCACAGTTTTCCTCAACTTGCTGGGTGTAGGGATCGTCATTCCTGTGCTTGCCCCACTCTTTCTCAGCAAAGCCGAACCTTTTCTTCCCCTCCACTACAGCTTTGGAGACCGCACGCTACTTCTGGGTATTTTGGTTGCTTCTTATCCCATTGCCCAGTTTTTTGGAGCCCCTTTGCTCGGAGCTTTATCAGACCATCATGGCAGGAAAAGAATCCTCCTCCTGGCGCTGGTTGGCAGCATGGCCGGATATGCCCTGTTCGCCATCGGCATTCATCAGCAAAATTTGTGGATGCTGTTTGTGGGCCGCATCATAGATGGTATCACAGGAGGGAATATTGCCGTCATCAACAGCGCCATTGCCGATATTAGTGATAACAAAAGTAAATCGCGCAACTTTGGGCTGGTGGGAATGGCTTTTGGGATGGGATTTATTATTGGGCCTTTTCTGGGTGGTGTCCTCTCTGACCCTTTGATCGTGTGGTGGTTCAATTTTGCCACGCCTTTCTGGTTTGCTACCGCTTTGCTGGCTGCCAACTGCCTGCTAGTGGTGTGGCTCTTTCCGGAAACACTAAAAGAACCCGTAAAGAAACGGCTGAGAATTTTTATGGGGATCCGAAACCTGAGAAATGCATTGCAGCTTGTGGGAGTGCAAAAGCTGCTCTGGATCGTATTCCTGGCTACGTTTGGTTTTACCTTTTTCACGCAGTTTTTCCAGGTGTTCCTCTTCGAGAAATTTTCCTACCGGCAATCCGATATCGGGGAGCTTTTCGCCTACATAGGTATTTGGATCGCCCTCACGCAGGGGGGTGTGTTGCGGCTGGTTTCCAAATTCTTCAAACCGGTTCACATCCTCAGGGTCAGCACCCTGGGACTCAGCATTGTGTTTATCTTGCTGCTTTTGCCGTCAAATGATAAGCTGCTGTATTTCATCCTGCCCTTTATGTCGCTGTTTCAGGGAATGAACCAGCCGAACCTGCTGGCAATGATCTCTAATCGCATACCACCCGGGAAACAAGGGGAGATCATGGGGGTGAACCAAAGCCTTCAATCCGTGGCCCTAGCCATCCCTCCAATTATCGGGGGGCTTATTGTTTCCCTGAACATCAACCTGCCGATCATTATGGCGAGTTTTTGCCTGTTCGTAGCATGGCTGGTGCTGCTGAAAGTTGATTCTGCGAATGAGCGATAA